In one window of Maniola hyperantus chromosome 18, iAphHyp1.2, whole genome shotgun sequence DNA:
- the LOC117990868 gene encoding catalase-like has protein sequence MFGLVIILAVGVGAVENDQWDPIRDQLQDFKDKTMGPVGVLTTNNGAPVSLAEATSSLNSRLINHEHLMDGFTSLVREVIPERIAHAKGTGAFGYFEVTHDISHICRAAFLNKVGKQTPVAVRFATSSRDRGSSDLNREPRGFAVKFYTEEGNFDIPGFSTPVYFYKDPLHFITLVHAIGRNPATGVHDTTMLLDAVQLVPESMFLFLLIFSDRGLPASYRNMPGFGIHTYQVENESRVPSYVKFHITPDAGIKNLGVEEARNVSSDLDYLIKDFYGAIAKGDFPSWTVSAQILTKSDVDKMGPRAFDITRLVSLKKFPLHPFGKITLNRNAKNYFAEIEQLAFSPSNLVPGVQGAPDKVFEARRLAYRDAQLFRLGGNFKKIPVNCPYQTRTFTYNRDGRAPVGNNGEDAPNYYPNSFNGPAPSMAKPSSRLIDIVESNGVDNFDQAADFYANEIPPAERDRLIGNLALWIKPAVKDIQKKMLELFTTIHPDLGKRVEQSLNASMSN, from the coding sequence GGTCCCGTCGGTGTGCTAACTACAAACAACGGTGCACCGGTCTCCCTTGCTGAAGCGACCAGCTCGTTAAATTCTCGGTTAATTAATCATGAACACCTCATGGACGGCTTTACTAGTCTCGTCAGAGAAGTGATTCCTGAACGTATTGCTCATGCGAAGGGCACAGGAGCATTCGGATACTTTGAAGTGACACATGATATCTCCCATATTTGTAGGGCTGCCTTTCTAAATAAAGTAGGGAAACAGACACCAGTTGCAGTAAGATTCGCAACTTCATCAAGGGATAGAGGAAGCTCTGACTTAAATCGGGAACCTCGAGGATTCGCAGTAAAGTTTTATACAGAGGAAGGAAATTTTGATATTCCTGGTTTCAGTACTCCCGTCTATTTTTATAAAGATcctcttcattttattactctCGTGCATGCAATAGGAAGGAACCCAGCGACGGGTGTTCATGATACAACTATGCTTTTGGACGCAGTACAGTTAGTTCCCGAGTCAAtgttcttatttttattaattttctccGATCGTGGTCTTCCTGCCAGTTACCGAAATATGCCTGGCTTTGGAATTCATACTTATCAAGTTGAAAATGAAAGCAGAGTTCCCAgttatgtcaaatttcatataaCGCCAGATGCTGGCATTAAAAACTTAGGTGTTGAGGAAGCCAGAAATGTTAGCTCGGATCTGGATTATCTTATAAAAGACTTTTATGGAGCGATTGCTAAAGGTGATTTTCCTTCTTGGACAGTTAGTGCGCAAATTTTAACCAAATCTGACGTAGACAAAATGGGGCCCAGAGCATTTGATATTACAAGATtagtttctttaaaaaaattcccCTTACATCCATTTggtaaaataactttaaatagAAATGCCAAAAATTACTTTGCCGAGATAGAACAGTTGGCCTTCAGTCCGTCTAATTTAGTACCTGGTGTTCAAGGAGCGCCAGATAAAGTATTCGAAGCGCGTCGACTAGCATATAGAGATGCTCAGTTGTTCCGCTTGGGAGGAAACTTTAAGAAAATTCCTGTTAATTGTCCGTATCAAACTAGAACTTTTACTTATAATAGAGATGGCAGGGCGCCTGTGGGGAATAATGGAGAAGACGCTCCCAACTACTATCCAAATTCATTCAATGGCCCTGCTCCTTCTATGGCAAAGCCAAGTTCACGTTTGATTGACATAGTAGAAAGTAACGGGGTAGACAATTTTGATCAAGCTGCAGATTTCTACGCCAACGAAATTCCACCTGCAGAAAGAGATCGTTTAATTGGAAATTTAGCTCTTTGGATAAAACCCGCTGTAAAAGATATCCAGAAAAAAATGCTAGAACTCTTCACTACTATTCACCCAGACTTAGGCAAGCGAGTAGAACAGAGTTTAAATGCATCGATGAGTAATTAA